Within Celeribacter marinus, the genomic segment GCCCTGTTTCTCTAGCAACTTTCCGATGTCCTGCTTTGTAAACTCAGCCATTGTTCCCTCCCTTGGGTCACTCTCGGCGGCCCTTAGTTCATTTCTTTTCAGCCTGCCGGACGGCCTCCCCGGCACATCAGATCAAACCAGTGTCATGCCGCCGTCAATCATTACGATCTGACCTGTCATGTAGTCGCTTTCCGGTGCTGCCAGAAAGGTGGTCGTTCCAATGATGTCTTGTGGCTTGGCAACGCGGCCACGCAAGATTTCAGATGAAAACTCTTCCATTGCCTGACCGGGACGTTCGGCTGCGCCGATGTCCATAAGGTCTCGATCGACCTGCTCCCACATCTCGGTGTCTACCACACCGGGGGCGAACCCTGTTACCGTGATATTATGTCTTGCTAAGTCGCGCGCGCCCGATTGGGTCAGCGCCACAACCGCAAATTTACTGGCACAGTAGGGTGCCACGTTATCAAAACCCTGACGGCTGGCAATTGAGGCGGTGTTGATTATCTTGCCGCCTCTGCCCTGCTTGATCATTTGGCGGGCCGCTTCCTGCATGCCAATCATACAGCCAAGCCCGTTGACCCCCATGATAAAATTCCAGTTGTCTTCGGTGACATCCATAAAGTTCATTGGCCGATTGACGCCTGCATTGTTGAACTTCACATCCAGCCTTCCGAACGACGCGACCGTATGGTTGATCATCGCGCGTACTTTGGCGCGGTCGGTCACATCGACCTGTGCATGTGTCACTTTGCTGTCGCCGTATGTCTTTCGGTTCGCGTCTGCGACCTTGGCAATCTTATCACCATTGATGTCGGCGAAACATACGCTTGCTCCTTCTTCCAGAAGCGCCTCAGCGATGGCGCGCCCAATACCTTGCGCGGCACCTGTAACAATGCACGACCGACCAGAGACTCGACCCATTTATCTTCTCCCATATATGAAATTAATTTTGGAATGCGAAAGGGCGTAAGGTGGGGGGGCA encodes:
- a CDS encoding SDR family oxidoreductase produces the protein MGRVSGRSCIVTGAAQGIGRAIAEALLEEGASVCFADINGDKIAKVADANRKTYGDSKVTHAQVDVTDRAKVRAMINHTVASFGRLDVKFNNAGVNRPMNFMDVTEDNWNFIMGVNGLGCMIGMQEAARQMIKQGRGGKIINTASIASRQGFDNVAPYCASKFAVVALTQSGARDLARHNITVTGFAPGVVDTEMWEQVDRDLMDIGAAERPGQAMEEFSSEILRGRVAKPQDIIGTTTFLAAPESDYMTGQIVMIDGGMTLV